In a single window of the Rhizobiaceae bacterium genome:
- a CDS encoding DUF2497 domain-containing protein gives MVDPVEPSAFAGATGRDRVESNLTPEQRVQAAGDELALSLEDFIIDMDEVRDVAPAAIAQRSVEAPAVVAGSDSPAPAASTMPKAATLPEAGRQHVEARIVQSQPASPPRETPEAPSGARAATVASIMITGGRAAGTAPAAPGAAPTETASAPEQADHKSSILSHVAEKQIAASFTELSEALAASRRRSIDQIAEEMLRPMLQEWLDNNLPTMVERLVREEIERVARGAD, from the coding sequence ATGGTTGACCCGGTCGAGCCGAGCGCTTTTGCAGGCGCGACCGGTCGCGACCGGGTGGAAAGCAACCTGACGCCGGAACAGAGAGTTCAGGCCGCTGGCGATGAACTGGCGCTTTCTCTCGAGGATTTCATTATAGATATGGACGAGGTTCGCGACGTCGCTCCTGCGGCCATTGCTCAACGCAGCGTTGAGGCCCCGGCAGTCGTCGCAGGTTCGGATTCGCCTGCACCGGCGGCGTCCACAATGCCGAAGGCTGCGACCTTGCCGGAGGCTGGGCGCCAGCACGTCGAAGCCCGAATCGTTCAGTCACAGCCAGCGTCCCCGCCGCGAGAAACTCCAGAGGCGCCATCTGGTGCGCGCGCAGCTACGGTCGCAAGCATTATGATCACGGGCGGCAGGGCCGCCGGTACTGCACCCGCTGCGCCAGGCGCGGCTCCGACTGAGACCGCTTCTGCTCCCGAACAAGCCGACCATAAGTCCTCAATCCTATCTCACGTTGCAGAAAAGCAAATTGCCGCTTCGTTTACCGAGTTGAGTGAAGCGCTCGCCGCGAGCCGCCGTCGTTCGATTGACCAGATCGCGGAAGAAATGCTGCGTCCCATGTTGCAGGAATGGCTTGATAACAATCTTCCCACGATGGTTGAACGCCTCGTGCGCGAGGAAATCGAGCGGGTCGCGCGCGGCGCAGACTAG